The following are from one region of the Salmo trutta chromosome 20, fSalTru1.1, whole genome shotgun sequence genome:
- the kctd12.1 gene encoding BTB/POZ domain-containing protein KCTD12.1 has protein sequence MAMTDTEQGSSNRAESGSPFSEIIELNVGGQVYVTRHITLVAVPDSLLWTMFSKKAPKDLARDGKGRYFLDRDGFLFRYILDYLRDLNLVLPDYFPEKSRLQREAEFFQLRDLSKRLSPRMSKVNSINEEICQSDTEEGALQCGTGSSGVGMETLRMMTAMSSAHSQSLESRKSGYITIGYRGSYTIGRDIQTDAKFRRVARITVCGKISLAKEVFGDTLNESRDPDRPPERYTSRYYLKFNFLEQAFDKLTEVGFHMVACSSTGTCAYTSNDPNEDKIWTSYNEYVFCRD, from the coding sequence ATGGCAATGACGGACACAGAGCAGGGGAGCTCTAATCGAGCCGAGTCTGGGTCCCCATTCTCTGAGATAATTGAACTGAATGTCGGGGGACAGGTGTATGTGACACGGCACATAACTTTGGTCGCCGTCCCAGACTCGCTCCTCTGGACCATGTTCAGCAAGAAGGCTCCAAAGGACCTGGCGCGAGATGGCAAAGGGCGCTACTTCTTGGACAGGGACGGTTTCTTGTTCCGTTATATTTTAGACTACCTGCGGGACCTCAACCTGGTGCTGCCTGATTATTTCCCCGAGAAAAGCCGGCTGCAGAGGGAGGCTGAGTTTTTCCAGCTGCGGGACCTGTCCAAGCGCCTGAGCCCCAGGATGAGCAAAGTGAACTCCATCAACGAGGAGATTTGCCAGAGCGACACCGAGGAGGGTGCGCTTCAGTGCGGCACCGGGTCCTCCGGCGTTGGCATGGAAACTTTGCGCATGATGACTGCAATGAGCAGCGCTCACTCCCAGTCTCTGGAGTCCAGAAAGTCGGGCTACATCACAATTGGATACAGGGGATCGTACACTATAGGGAGAGATATCCAAACCGATGCCAAGTTCAGGAGAGTGGCGCGCATCACGGTGTGCGGGAAAATTTCCCTTGCCAAAGAGGTGTTCGGGGACACTTTGAATGAGAGCAGGGACCCCGACCGGCCACCGGAGAGGTATACCTCCCGTTACTACCTGAAATTCAATTTCCTTGAGCAGGCGTTTGACAAGCTGACCGAGGTTGGCTTTCACATGGTGGCTTGTAGCTCCACGGGCACATGCGCCTACACCAGCAATGACCCAAACGAGGATAAAATCTGGACGAGTTATAACGAGTATGTGTTCTGTCGGGACTAA